In a single window of the Methanocella sp. genome:
- a CDS encoding restriction endonuclease — MVRSTEDLEELTWQEFEEYIRDLLEHHDFEVQFRKVFRTPERGYQIDAVAIRKDLCLCIDGKKYGRSRPRSSSLKEQAKLHYERTLAYEEKIGIKSIPLIVSWLDDSLMVENGCIFVSIDRLNDFLLNVDAILDELGY; from the coding sequence ATGGTACGAAGCACCGAAGACCTGGAAGAGCTGACCTGGCAGGAGTTCGAGGAATACATACGGGACTTGCTGGAGCATCACGACTTCGAGGTGCAGTTCCGTAAGGTCTTCAGGACTCCCGAAAGGGGCTACCAGATCGACGCAGTAGCGATACGTAAAGACCTGTGCCTGTGCATCGACGGCAAGAAATACGGCCGCAGCCGGCCCAGGTCTTCCTCTTTAAAGGAGCAGGCCAAGCTCCACTATGAGCGCACGCTAGCCTACGAGGAAAAGATCGGCATCAAGTCCATACCGCTCATAGTATCCTGGCTGGACGACAGCCTCATGGTCGAGAACGGTTGCATCTTCGTCTCCATCGACAGGCTCAACGACTTTTTACTTAACGTGGATGCCATTCTGGATGAGCTGGGATACTGA
- a CDS encoding CBS domain-containing protein, translated as MYVSEITTDNFESVDIKAKLQEVLPLFKNTNNPAVLVFDGKQYAGMVTEKSIVRSIHDLKTGIGGLVKKTPKITPNTTICEAARLMVENQLKQLPVFDKKIIGVVTNENLMKEAMNMDFGEMSVASIMSEDTIWLDADDHVGKLINIFREEGISRTPVLKNGKLVGIVTMHDLLELILPKKIGAGKDSRGANNSPMRNIKVKDIMTESVVTVEPDSTIREAVDLMLDRDIQGLVVVDGRAVKGVLTRTDVLLALAALEKKKVSNPNFTLQLTNGSLVDFDQDYVTTSIKGFIKKSEKFLGRGTINVYFKQHKETFRGTPLVLCRVRLKTDRHYYNAKGEGWGADGAFHLAMSTLERQVLNDKEMREERRYPDAAFADKLDIF; from the coding sequence ATGTACGTCTCTGAGATAACAACGGACAACTTCGAAAGTGTAGACATAAAGGCGAAGCTTCAGGAAGTGCTGCCTTTATTCAAGAACACCAACAACCCGGCAGTGCTCGTTTTCGACGGAAAGCAGTACGCGGGCATGGTGACCGAGAAGTCCATCGTACGGTCCATCCATGACCTCAAGACGGGAATCGGCGGGCTGGTTAAAAAGACGCCGAAGATTACCCCGAATACTACTATTTGTGAGGCTGCCAGGCTCATGGTGGAGAACCAGCTGAAGCAGCTTCCCGTATTCGACAAGAAGATCATCGGCGTAGTCACCAACGAGAACCTCATGAAGGAGGCCATGAATATGGACTTCGGCGAGATGTCCGTCGCCAGCATCATGAGCGAGGACACCATCTGGCTGGACGCCGACGACCACGTGGGAAAGCTTATCAACATTTTCCGGGAAGAGGGCATCTCTCGGACGCCCGTCCTGAAGAACGGCAAGCTGGTGGGCATCGTGACCATGCATGATCTGCTCGAGCTCATCCTGCCGAAGAAGATCGGCGCAGGCAAGGACAGCAGGGGCGCCAACAACTCCCCCATGAGGAACATCAAGGTCAAGGACATCATGACGGAGAGCGTCGTTACCGTGGAGCCGGACTCGACCATACGAGAGGCCGTCGACCTCATGCTAGACCGGGATATCCAGGGCCTGGTCGTGGTGGACGGCAGGGCGGTAAAAGGTGTCCTTACCCGCACGGACGTGCTGCTCGCCCTGGCGGCCCTGGAAAAGAAGAAGGTGAGCAACCCGAACTTCACGCTGCAGCTGACCAATGGCAGTCTCGTCGATTTCGACCAGGACTACGTGACGACGTCCATCAAGGGCTTCATCAAGAAGTCGGAGAAATTCCTGGGCCGGGGCACCATTAACGTCTATTTCAAGCAGCACAAGGAGACGTTCCGGGGTACGCCTTTAGTGCTTTGCCGCGTGCGCCTCAAGACCGACCGCCACTATTACAACGCCAAGGGCGAAGGCTGGGGCGCCGACGGCGCATTCCACCTGGCCATGTCGACCCTGGAGCGTCAGGTGCTCAACGATAAGGAGATGCGCGAGGAGCGCCGCTATCCGGACGCGGCCTTCGCCGATAAACTAGATATATTCTGA
- the ruvB gene encoding Holliday junction branch migration DNA helicase RuvB, with translation MINVSENEKEENKERIVTPEETEEERMASAFEGLRPKSLDEFIGQRKIKENLKVFIEAARQRHEPLDHVLLYGPPGLGKTTLAHIIAKEMSANIRVTSGPAIERPGDLAAILTNIKEGDVIFIDEIHRLSHVVEEVMYPAMEDFEIDIIIGKGPSARSIRLELPKFTLVGATTRAGLLTSPLRDRFGMSMRFDFYEPRDLKTIIDRSAKILDIDISDEGAMEIAKRSRGTPRIANRLLRRVRDFAAVGNRDLIDLDIVNDSLNRLDVDYLGLDGMDRRILKKIVKDFDGGPVGAETLAVTVSEEVETIEDVYEPYLIQIGFINRTPRGRVATKAAVEHLQKMKEI, from the coding sequence ATGATAAACGTATCTGAAAACGAAAAAGAGGAAAACAAAGAGAGGATCGTGACTCCCGAGGAGACCGAGGAAGAGCGGATGGCGTCTGCCTTCGAAGGCCTGAGGCCAAAGTCACTGGACGAGTTCATCGGGCAGCGTAAGATTAAGGAAAACCTGAAAGTATTCATCGAGGCCGCCCGCCAGCGGCACGAGCCTCTGGACCACGTATTGTTATACGGCCCTCCGGGCCTGGGAAAGACTACGCTGGCGCATATTATCGCAAAGGAGATGAGCGCCAACATCCGCGTCACGTCGGGCCCCGCCATCGAGAGGCCCGGCGACCTGGCGGCCATCCTGACGAACATCAAGGAAGGCGACGTCATATTCATCGACGAGATCCACCGCCTGAGCCACGTGGTCGAGGAGGTCATGTACCCGGCCATGGAGGACTTCGAGATCGACATCATAATCGGCAAGGGCCCCAGCGCACGTTCCATACGCCTTGAGCTACCGAAGTTCACCCTGGTAGGCGCGACGACCCGGGCGGGCCTTCTGACGTCCCCGCTTCGAGACCGGTTTGGCATGTCCATGCGGTTCGACTTTTACGAGCCGAGGGACCTGAAGACCATCATTGACCGCTCGGCAAAGATCCTGGATATCGATATCAGCGATGAGGGCGCCATGGAGATCGCGAAGCGCTCCCGGGGCACCCCACGTATCGCGAACCGATTATTAAGACGGGTCCGCGACTTCGCGGCCGTCGGAAACCGGGATCTCATCGACCTGGATATCGTCAACGACTCGCTGAACCGCCTTGACGTGGATTATTTAGGGCTGGATGGCATGGACCGGCGGATCCTTAAGAAGATCGTGAAGGACTTCGACGGCGGCCCCGTGGGCGCGGAAACGCTCGCCGTTACGGTGAGCGAAGAGGTGGAGACCATCGAGGACGTTTATGAGCCCTACCTGATCCAGATCGGGTTCATCAACCGCACGCCCCGGGGAAGAGTCGCCACGAAGGCAGCGGTCGAGCACCTCCAAAAGATGAAAGAAATATAA
- the ruvA gene encoding Holliday junction branch migration protein RuvA produces MIAHLEGSLEYKGQDRIVIDVGGVGYDVRVPTHLYDLLPGEGERCKVFIHTYFREEDGTSLYGFTTWQDREFFKLLMTVSGIGPKVALGIMSSITASDLAEAIVAEDAKALTQVNGVGKKMAQRLILELKDKVAEMAIESHAKKPPADTVSEDAASALVALGYSRQAATAAVTKAREAAPGPSRVEELIKTSLRYL; encoded by the coding sequence ATGATCGCACATCTGGAAGGAAGTCTCGAGTATAAGGGACAGGACAGGATCGTCATCGACGTCGGCGGCGTGGGCTATGACGTTCGGGTGCCTACGCACCTCTATGACCTGCTCCCCGGCGAGGGGGAGCGATGCAAGGTGTTCATCCACACCTATTTCAGGGAGGAGGACGGCACGTCGCTGTACGGCTTCACGACCTGGCAGGACCGGGAGTTCTTTAAGCTGCTGATGACCGTCTCGGGCATAGGGCCGAAAGTGGCGCTGGGCATCATGTCGAGCATAACGGCCTCGGATTTGGCTGAGGCCATCGTGGCCGAGGACGCGAAGGCGTTAACGCAGGTCAACGGGGTGGGCAAGAAGATGGCGCAGCGCCTTATCCTGGAGCTTAAGGACAAGGTGGCGGAAATGGCCATCGAGAGCCATGCTAAGAAACCCCCTGCTGACACGGTCTCGGAGGACGCGGCGTCAGCCCTGGTGGCGCTGGGCTACAGCCGGCAGGCGGCGACCGCCGCCGTGACGAAGGCGCGGGAGGCCGCGCCCGGCCCGTCGAGAGTTGAAGAACTGATCAAGACATCGCTCAGGTATCTATGA
- the ruvC gene encoding crossover junction endodeoxyribonuclease RuvC, with product MRILGIDPGIALTGFGVIDKEGVRIKAGSYGHISTESHTPVPDRLKILYDDMANIVQEYRPDVMAVEELFFNKNAKTAIIAAQARGVIILSAVNNDVKVVEYTPLQVKQAVIGYGRASKQQVQFMVKELLCLKEIPKPDDTADALAIAICHANSVDIMKQLDRKS from the coding sequence ATGAGGATACTCGGCATCGACCCGGGCATCGCGCTCACCGGTTTCGGGGTCATCGACAAGGAGGGCGTACGCATCAAAGCGGGCAGCTACGGCCACATTTCAACTGAGAGCCATACGCCAGTCCCGGACCGGCTAAAGATCTTATATGACGATATGGCCAATATCGTACAGGAATACAGGCCCGACGTCATGGCAGTCGAGGAGCTGTTCTTCAACAAGAACGCCAAGACTGCCATCATCGCCGCCCAGGCAAGGGGGGTCATCATCCTCTCGGCGGTGAACAACGATGTCAAGGTCGTCGAGTACACGCCTCTGCAGGTTAAGCAGGCCGTCATCGGCTACGGGAGGGCGAGCAAGCAGCAGGTGCAGTTCATGGTCAAGGAATTGCTGTGCCTGAAGGAGATACCGAAGCCGGACGACACGGCGGACGCGCTGGCCATCGCAATATGCCACGCCAACTCAGTGGATATCATGAAACAACTGGACAGGAAATCGTAA
- a CDS encoding ZPR1 zinc finger domain-containing protein gives MIDSGQENFSSTLVSSENKCPVCGSSVHMYSNQDNIPYFGDILEVSIFCHCGFKFVDTIILSQKEPLRHMKRVCSEGDLWTRVIRSTSGTIRIPEWGVEIEPGPASEAYITNVEGVIERIQGVVGMARRWSETDEEREKADALLCTMQEARDGKPDFTIVIEDPQGNSAVIGDGVEVTKLTEEEAQGLPSGMYVIQK, from the coding sequence ATGATAGATTCGGGTCAGGAAAACTTCTCATCTACGTTAGTCAGCTCGGAAAATAAGTGTCCTGTCTGCGGTAGCTCAGTCCATATGTACAGCAACCAGGACAACATTCCTTATTTTGGCGACATCCTGGAAGTCAGTATCTTCTGCCATTGCGGATTCAAGTTCGTCGATACCATCATCCTGAGCCAGAAAGAGCCGCTGCGCCATATGAAGCGGGTCTGCAGCGAGGGCGACCTCTGGACCCGGGTCATACGGTCCACGTCGGGCACCATTCGCATTCCCGAGTGGGGCGTCGAGATCGAGCCCGGCCCGGCCTCCGAAGCCTATATAACCAATGTCGAGGGCGTCATCGAGCGCATCCAGGGAGTCGTGGGCATGGCCAGACGGTGGTCGGAGACCGATGAGGAACGTGAAAAGGCGGACGCCCTCCTGTGCACCATGCAGGAAGCCCGGGATGGCAAGCCGGACTTCACCATAGTCATCGAGGACCCTCAGGGCAACAGCGCTGTCATCGGCGATGGCGTGGAAGTCACGAAGCTCACCGAGGAAGAGGCGCAGGGCCTGCCTTCGGGCATGTACGTTATACAAAAATAA
- a CDS encoding cell division protein SepF — protein MANKGIMGKLFGSKPADGLDDYTEINLEEIEEAKGSGPAETYVRVGELSGLGQIPELKREIYNGNIVIADITPIKGDSLTRDRALKDLKQVALDVSGDIAMINDSQIVVTPMSIKIDRTKFSSK, from the coding sequence ATGGCCAATAAAGGCATTATGGGAAAATTATTCGGCTCAAAGCCGGCAGACGGATTGGATGATTACACGGAGATCAACCTCGAGGAGATCGAAGAAGCCAAGGGCAGCGGCCCCGCGGAGACGTACGTGCGCGTCGGAGAGCTCTCCGGCCTCGGCCAGATACCCGAGCTGAAGAGGGAGATCTATAACGGAAACATCGTCATCGCGGACATCACGCCGATCAAGGGCGACAGCCTGACCAGGGACCGGGCCCTGAAGGACCTCAAGCAGGTCGCCCTGGACGTTAGCGGCGACATTGCCATGATCAACGACAGCCAGATAGTCGTTACTCCGATGTCTATCAAGATCGACAGGACAAAGTTTTCAAGCAAGTAA
- a CDS encoding RNA-binding protein, with product MRIKARHHLREDAVKNILENLKANFGESAEADLIGKKLEIAESDEEQDFVLVNGEPLLFAVDDTYFPTIRGALKMKPKKKRVVVDMGAVKFVAKGADIMSPGIVDVDTDIRRNDLVIICDEVHGKPLAIGRALVNADAMMGNRGKAVKSLHYIGDRIWKMEV from the coding sequence TTGAGAATCAAGGCCAGACATCATTTAAGAGAGGATGCCGTAAAAAATATCCTTGAAAACCTGAAGGCGAATTTTGGGGAATCGGCCGAGGCAGATCTTATCGGGAAAAAGCTCGAGATCGCCGAGTCCGACGAGGAGCAGGACTTCGTCCTGGTCAACGGGGAGCCGCTGCTTTTTGCGGTGGACGACACGTACTTCCCGACGATACGCGGTGCCCTTAAGATGAAGCCTAAGAAGAAGCGCGTGGTGGTCGATATGGGCGCGGTAAAGTTCGTGGCCAAGGGCGCGGACATCATGAGCCCGGGGATCGTGGACGTCGACACGGATATACGCCGGAACGACCTGGTCATCATCTGCGACGAGGTGCACGGCAAGCCGCTGGCTATCGGCCGGGCGCTGGTGAACGCAGACGCCATGATGGGCAACCGCGGAAAAGCGGTCAAATCGCTCCACTACATAGGCGACCGCATCTGGAAGATGGAAGTCTAG
- a CDS encoding LSm family protein produces the protein MSQRPLDVLNDALNSPVIVRLKGGREFRGELQGYDMHMNLVLDNAEELKENEESKKLGTIIVRGDTVVYVSP, from the coding sequence ATGAGCCAGAGACCATTGGACGTCTTGAACGATGCCCTGAACTCTCCCGTGATCGTACGCCTTAAGGGCGGCCGGGAGTTCAGAGGCGAATTACAGGGTTACGACATGCACATGAACCTCGTCCTCGATAACGCGGAAGAGCTCAAGGAGAACGAGGAATCGAAGAAGCTCGGAACGATCATCGTCCGTGGGGACACAGTCGTATACGTGTCGCCCTGA
- a CDS encoding 50S ribosomal protein L37e, which produces MTKGTPSQGKRQKRVHVVCRRCGKVSFNYAKKVCASCGFGRSSKMNKWSWHSHMARHTW; this is translated from the coding sequence ATGACCAAGGGAACTCCATCACAGGGTAAGCGCCAGAAGAGGGTGCACGTTGTCTGCAGAAGGTGCGGCAAGGTGTCCTTCAACTACGCCAAGAAAGTCTGCGCCTCGTGCGGTTTCGGCCGCTCGTCCAAGATGAACAAGTGGAGCTGGCACAGCCATATGGCCAGACACACGTGGTAA
- the purF gene encoding amidophosphoribosyltransferase — protein sequence MKDKCGVVGVRFDGEKNSDAAALYIYYALQALQHRGQESSGISITNGTSVISDKGMGLVTDYFTRERLQKLAGYAGIGHVRYSTTGGSRLENSQPFTVTYKNGTIAIAHNGNLVNYRELKKELEAQGRIFTSDSDTEVIAQMLARELIRNDIVEAVRETMKRLVGSYSLVILIGDRVIGVRDPLGFKPLCIGRVDSGFVLASESAAIDTLNGELVRDVAPGEMVVLGEKIESHKLIRCRNHAHCMFEYVYFARPDSIIDGKLVYKVRHTIGQTLAAECPTKADIVSPVPDSGITSAIGYSTGSQIPYAEALIKNRYVNRTFIMPGQQMRETAVRLKLNTVRSNIDGKNIILIDDSIVRGTTSRRIIDLLRRGGAREIHARIGSPPIISPCYLGIDMATRDELIAAHKTVKGVEFLIGANSLYYISLDGLVNSIGIPQEDLCTGCLTGVYPIEIPGEKCEDKQLKLNQFVPE from the coding sequence ATGAAAGACAAGTGCGGCGTCGTCGGAGTAAGGTTCGATGGGGAAAAGAACAGTGATGCCGCCGCGCTGTACATTTATTACGCTCTTCAGGCCCTCCAGCACCGCGGCCAGGAGTCGTCAGGCATATCGATAACGAACGGCACTTCCGTTATTTCTGATAAGGGCATGGGCCTGGTCACCGACTATTTTACCCGGGAGCGGCTGCAGAAGCTTGCCGGCTATGCCGGTATTGGCCATGTCCGCTATTCGACGACGGGCGGCTCGCGCCTGGAGAATAGCCAGCCGTTCACAGTCACCTACAAGAACGGCACAATTGCCATAGCCCATAACGGCAATCTGGTGAACTATCGCGAATTAAAAAAGGAGCTGGAAGCGCAGGGGCGCATCTTCACTTCGGATTCGGATACCGAGGTAATCGCCCAGATGCTGGCCCGCGAGCTCATCCGGAACGACATAGTGGAGGCCGTAAGGGAGACAATGAAGCGGCTGGTAGGCTCCTATTCTTTAGTCATTCTCATCGGCGACCGGGTCATCGGCGTCCGGGACCCTCTGGGCTTTAAGCCCTTATGCATCGGCCGCGTAGATAGCGGATTCGTCCTGGCGTCCGAAAGCGCCGCTATCGACACGCTCAACGGCGAGCTCGTCAGAGACGTGGCACCCGGCGAGATGGTCGTACTGGGCGAAAAGATCGAGAGCCATAAGCTGATCAGGTGCCGAAATCACGCGCACTGCATGTTCGAGTACGTCTACTTCGCCAGGCCGGACTCCATAATCGACGGCAAGCTAGTCTACAAGGTCCGGCACACGATCGGCCAGACGCTGGCCGCCGAGTGCCCGACGAAGGCGGATATCGTGTCGCCAGTCCCCGACTCCGGGATCACGTCGGCCATCGGGTACTCTACCGGTTCACAGATACCATACGCCGAGGCGCTCATTAAGAACCGTTATGTGAACCGCACGTTCATCATGCCGGGCCAGCAGATGCGGGAGACCGCGGTCCGGCTGAAGCTCAACACGGTGCGGTCGAACATCGACGGCAAGAACATCATTCTCATCGACGACAGCATCGTGCGGGGCACGACCTCCCGCCGCATCATCGATCTTCTGCGCAGGGGCGGTGCCCGGGAGATCCACGCCAGGATCGGCAGCCCGCCCATCATTTCTCCCTGTTATCTGGGCATCGACATGGCCACCCGGGACGAGCTCATCGCCGCCCACAAGACGGTCAAAGGCGTGGAATTCCTGATCGGCGCCAACTCGCTTTACTACATTTCGCTGGATGGCCTCGTGAACTCCATCGGCATCCCGCAGGAAGACCTCTGCACCGGCTGCCTGACAGGCGTCTATCCTATCGAGATACCCGGCGAAAAGTGCGAGGACAAGCAGCTAAAGCTCAACCAGTTCGTCCCCGAATAA
- a CDS encoding pyridoxamine 5'-phosphate oxidase family protein, with translation MEMAGESTGQEVYRLPAMSKQEMERLLQRCRICRMAFNDRPQPYIIPLDYVCLRGKMYFHFANYGIKVELFKKDPHVSVEVDRFNDDITEYESATLLGILVEVSDSAEKKMVSEALLESIGSRGGKRNVAARHGYKDLDIDTLSSKGSLVLRLDITDYVALRSP, from the coding sequence ATGGAGATGGCAGGAGAGAGTACGGGCCAGGAAGTCTACCGGCTGCCGGCCATGTCGAAACAGGAGATGGAAAGGCTCCTGCAACGATGCCGCATATGCCGGATGGCGTTCAACGACCGGCCCCAGCCTTACATCATACCGCTCGACTATGTATGCTTGCGGGGAAAGATGTATTTTCATTTTGCGAACTATGGAATAAAAGTGGAACTATTTAAAAAGGACCCTCATGTCAGCGTCGAGGTAGACCGGTTCAACGACGACATCACCGAGTACGAAAGCGCCACGCTCCTGGGCATTCTCGTCGAGGTGTCCGACTCGGCGGAGAAGAAAATGGTCTCTGAAGCCCTTCTAGAGTCGATCGGCTCGCGGGGCGGGAAGCGCAACGTGGCCGCCAGGCACGGCTACAAAGACCTGGACATCGATACACTCTCGTCAAAGGGCTCGCTGGTACTAAGGCTTGATATCACTGACTATGTCGCACTGAGATCGCCATGA
- a CDS encoding DEAD/DEAH box helicase, translated as MNKMLPGSDTLPVADIIDERFREMFPYGNFNRMQSKAVPTILASDDNAVVSAPTASGKTVLAEAAMVRELGKAERGKILFIAPLRALTNEKEAEWKRVLSKLGFKVYVVTGERELYPSEARSANVIITTPEKWDSATRKYQQERYAFVQDVALVIVDEVHLLDSDSRGGTLEAVISRMRRISAQNHKMLRTVALSATMPNIGDVARWIGAPPGNVLEFDGSYRPVDLETSVLPYYPKPNDFLNKYVRLYKAFDLVKDELGDGHQALIFVSTRQDTQQAAEKLCEIVRKNYPYMLPPFEAIRLQEIRNKASNAKLKACLPCAIAFHHAGLSAEDKALIEGAFREGLIRILVSTSTLAWGVNLPARVVVIRDVEMYDPIQGNKDISPIDLLQMLGRAGRPGYDTLGKGYVIVPSGRAEEYRALLRDGKPIESVLEHSLAEHLNAEIAVGMVKSAGDAADWIRTTFYYVRSQGRIDVEPLAGTKVKYLIRNGFVREDTGVLSPTPLGTITSDFYLRLETALLFREQAMRGALSTNDVLDIVARAAEFSDVAARPGEMASLKSLGIDAGPGGMAKVRAILAGLIGRTLPDELKSDAWAIKQNASRLLSAFSRFCEEFSGEALSKKVRMVSLQIDKGIPEEAVELASIEGVGERSMELLVNGGIRSLRDAADKKPEDLIRMGIRGPVAIDIVEAARKMPKAEVDLTGVPGKAPSGALNTSITLRNVGADGKLAVKIKASGMVVKSDRLYLGRDSSRTIPVELQISGETPVEITIDYVDTMLPADTWKTTIKLERPAIDNGPVKTAKNVTREVIELTPGKYYVIAGEAGVEYEGKTKDSYDGSVVLLIKPDSSVVVHADKGVYPRNYMGRAHIIQVNEENGMKISAESNGERLSVSFRNIEMCQAPFDKGTPASPVKNAPTAAGPAVSDEDRALEKALRDARRAKASELKVPPYTIFQDKTIYDLIAKKPKTKGELQGVYGIGQAKADKYGDLILKVLSGQT; from the coding sequence ATGAACAAAATGCTCCCGGGGAGCGACACGCTCCCTGTCGCGGACATCATCGACGAACGGTTCCGGGAGATGTTCCCCTACGGAAACTTCAACCGCATGCAGTCGAAGGCAGTGCCCACCATCCTCGCATCGGACGATAACGCGGTGGTCTCGGCCCCCACGGCCAGCGGCAAGACCGTGCTGGCGGAAGCGGCCATGGTGCGGGAACTGGGCAAGGCGGAGCGGGGCAAGATTCTCTTCATCGCCCCGCTGAGGGCCCTGACGAACGAAAAAGAAGCGGAGTGGAAACGGGTACTTTCCAAGCTAGGGTTCAAGGTCTACGTGGTCACGGGCGAGAGGGAGCTCTACCCGTCCGAGGCCCGGTCGGCCAACGTGATCATCACGACGCCCGAGAAGTGGGATTCGGCGACCCGAAAGTACCAGCAGGAGCGCTACGCCTTCGTCCAGGACGTAGCCCTGGTAATCGTGGACGAAGTCCACCTGCTCGACTCCGATAGCAGGGGCGGCACCCTGGAGGCAGTGATCAGCCGCATGCGGCGTATCAGCGCCCAGAACCATAAAATGCTGAGGACCGTCGCATTGAGCGCCACGATGCCCAACATCGGCGACGTGGCCCGCTGGATCGGCGCGCCACCGGGGAACGTCCTCGAGTTCGACGGGTCCTACCGGCCGGTGGACCTGGAAACGAGCGTCCTGCCCTACTATCCCAAGCCTAACGACTTCCTGAACAAGTATGTCCGGCTCTACAAGGCCTTCGACCTGGTGAAAGACGAGCTCGGCGACGGCCACCAGGCCCTGATCTTCGTCTCGACCCGACAGGATACCCAGCAGGCCGCCGAGAAATTATGCGAGATCGTGCGGAAAAACTACCCGTACATGCTCCCGCCGTTCGAGGCCATCAGGCTTCAGGAGATAAGAAATAAGGCATCGAACGCAAAGCTTAAGGCATGCCTGCCCTGCGCCATCGCCTTCCACCACGCGGGCCTTTCCGCGGAGGATAAGGCCCTCATCGAGGGGGCATTCCGGGAAGGCCTCATCCGCATCCTGGTGTCCACGTCGACGCTGGCCTGGGGAGTGAACCTGCCCGCCCGGGTCGTCGTGATCCGGGACGTCGAGATGTACGACCCCATTCAGGGGAACAAGGATATAAGCCCCATCGACCTGCTCCAGATGCTGGGCCGGGCAGGGAGGCCTGGATACGATACTCTCGGCAAGGGCTACGTAATAGTGCCATCAGGCCGCGCTGAAGAATACCGGGCTCTGCTGAGGGATGGCAAGCCCATCGAGTCCGTACTGGAACACAGCCTGGCCGAGCACCTGAACGCCGAAATAGCCGTGGGCATGGTGAAGAGCGCCGGGGACGCTGCCGACTGGATAAGGACCACTTTCTACTACGTCCGGTCGCAGGGCCGCATCGACGTGGAACCCCTCGCGGGCACGAAGGTCAAATATCTGATAAGGAACGGCTTTGTCAGGGAGGATACCGGCGTGCTTTCGCCTACGCCCCTGGGCACGATCACCTCGGACTTCTACCTGAGGCTGGAGACGGCCTTACTATTCCGGGAACAGGCCATGAGGGGCGCCTTAAGCACGAACGACGTGCTGGACATCGTGGCGAGAGCGGCCGAGTTCAGCGACGTGGCCGCCCGGCCGGGAGAGATGGCCTCGCTTAAATCGCTGGGTATCGATGCGGGCCCGGGCGGCATGGCAAAAGTCCGGGCCATCCTTGCCGGCCTCATCGGGCGCACCCTTCCCGACGAGCTCAAGTCGGACGCGTGGGCCATCAAGCAGAACGCCTCCCGGCTTTTAAGCGCGTTCTCCAGGTTCTGCGAGGAGTTCTCGGGCGAGGCGCTCTCGAAAAAAGTGAGAATGGTCTCCCTTCAGATCGACAAGGGCATCCCGGAAGAGGCCGTAGAGCTCGCGTCCATCGAGGGCGTGGGCGAAAGGAGCATGGAACTACTCGTCAACGGGGGCATTCGTTCCCTCCGGGACGCGGCCGATAAGAAGCCCGAAGACTTGATCCGGATGGGCATACGGGGGCCGGTAGCCATAGATATCGTCGAGGCTGCCAGGAAAATGCCGAAAGCCGAAGTGGACCTTACAGGAGTCCCCGGTAAAGCTCCATCTGGCGCCCTCAACACTTCGATAACCCTGCGTAATGTCGGCGCCGACGGCAAGCTCGCCGTTAAGATAAAGGCGAGCGGCATGGTCGTTAAAAGCGACCGGCTATACCTGGGAAGGGATAGCTCCCGCACGATACCCGTGGAGCTTCAAATATCGGGCGAAACGCCAGTCGAGATCACAATAGATTACGTGGATACGATGCTGCCTGCGGATACGTGGAAAACGACCATAAAGCTTGAAAGGCCCGCCATCGACAACGGGCCGGTAAAAACGGCCAAAAACGTCACCAGGGAGGTAATCGAATTGACACCAGGAAAATACTATGTCATTGCAGGCGAGGCCGGAGTTGAGTACGAGGGAAAGACAAAGGACTCCTACGACGGCAGCGTCGTCTTGTTGATCAAGCCCGACTCCTCGGTGGTAGTACACGCCGATAAAGGCGTCTACCCGAGGAATTACATGGGCAGGGCGCACATCATCCAGGTCAACGAAGAGAACGGCATGAAGATAAGCGCTGAAAGCAACGGAGAACGGCTCTCTGTATCCTTCAGAAATATCGAGATGTGCCAGGCGCCGTTCGATAAGGGCACACCGGCATCGCCGGTGAAGAACGCTCCGACGGCGGCAGGGCCTGCGGTCTCGGATGAGGACCGGGCGCTGGAAAAAGCGCTGAGGGACGCCAGAAGGGCTAAGGCCTCGGAGCTGAAGGTCCCGCCCTACACGATATTTCAGGATAAGACCATATACGACCTCATAGCGAAGAAGCCAAAAACAAAGGGGGAGCTGCAGGGCGTCTACGGCATAGGCCAGGCCAAGGCCGATAAGTACGGCGACCTCATACTAAAAGTGCTATCCGGCCAAACATGA